The Colias croceus chromosome 23, ilColCroc2.1 genome window below encodes:
- the LOC123702179 gene encoding uncharacterized protein LOC123702179 encodes MVLIEQISALIDFLENHQDLALGYCSRTNEGRSLSKRYWMECAQILNSISVDCPNKTPAEWRTFYNEYKSKTLKKIKSQKSEISATGGGPAKKISLTPLQERLYSILGRDVGEPLPGVRHNPLTPSITLPVVPASPTTSTNFQFENNSFSILDNYEVPVTIVTDELGENVEISMEQENLGEPSTTDQPLGQPSTTDQPLGQPSTTDQPLGQPSTTDRPPKRRHRPARHYAAEDRDRDHTALEAAQSRLEAIEARNAEATLKQAQATNNLAAAIERLSSTTEKMVDLIGQLVTSVPKKKLRKILISSDSESD; translated from the exons atggtGCTAATAGAGCAAATTTCGGCTCTAATTGATTTTTTGGAAAACCACCAAGACCTGGCGCTTGGCTACTGCAGCCGCACCAATGAAGGGCGAAGTTTAAGCAAAAGATATTGGATGGAATGCGCccaaattttaaattccatATCGGTGGACTGCCCCAATAAAACTCCCGCAGAATGGCGCaca ttctacaatGAATACAAAAGCAAAaccttaaagaaaattaaatcacAGAAGAGTGAAATAAGTGCAACAG GTGGTGGTcctgcaaaaaaaatatcattaaccCCACTCCAAGAGCGCTTATACTCAATATTAGGGCGAGATGTAGGAGAGCCACTTCCAGGTGTCCGACACAACCCACTCACT cCTTCTATCACGCTTCCTGTGGTGCCTGCTAGTCCTACTACTAGTACTAATTTTCAATTTGAGAACAATTCTTTCTC aaTATTAGACAATTACGAAGTGCCTGTGACAATTGTCACAGATGAGCTTGGGGAAAATGTAGAAATAAG cATGGAACAGGAAAATTTGGGTGAGCCATCTACCACCGACCAGCCTTTGGGTCAGCCATCTACCACCGACCAGCCTTTGGGTCAGCCATCTACCACCGACCAGCCTTTGGGTCAGCCATCTACCACCGACCGGCCTCCAAAGCGACGCCATCGCCCTGCACGGCATTATGCAGCGGAAG atagagatAGAGACCATACAGCTCTCGAAGCTGCTCAATCAAGGCTGGAGGCTATTGAAGCCAGGAACGCCGAGGCTACTTTAAAACAGGCTCAGGCAACCAACAACTTAGCTGCAGCCATTGAACGACTGAGCTCCACCACAGAAAAGATGGTGGACCTTATAGGCCAACTTGTGACATCTGTGccaaaaaag AAACTCCGCAAAATCCTGATATCATCAGATTCTGAATCTGACTAA
- the LOC123702178 gene encoding putative nuclease HARBI1 isoform X1, whose translation MYSLRANILELAAVDARERRRAECKRRRRARRLTRISTNPFIDISEAEFVKTFRLGKDSVRGLIEELIPLMARPRRNDSISAEMKILIALAFYASGSYQTLIGQSALHNVAQITVSRSINEVTKALNKIYHKYIKWPTQICDADLNILCVDASSPGSAHDSTVWQNHPLSHHLKEITENTNEQVFLLGDSGYPLRKTMMTPILNTIDGTPQHHYYVKHVTARNTVERCIGVLKARFRCLLVARTLHYSPTTAGKIVNACCILHNIANMARAPLPPDEVYAEALRLQQEENNYAAPNYQDHRRVNRDLLEGRALQQALVDRLWRNA comes from the exons ATGTATTCACTACGAGCAAATATTCTCGAGCTAGCCGCAGTGGATGCTAGAGAAAGAAGACGGGCGGAATGCAAAAGACGTCGTCGAGCCCGTCGCTTGACGAGAATTAGTACAAACCCCTTTATTGATATTTCCGAGGCGGAATTTGTAAAAACGTTTCGCCTTGGAAAGGACTCAGTAAGGGGGTTAATTGAAGAACTCATTCCCCTTATGGCCAGACCGCGTCGAAACGATAGCATATCGGCAGAAATGAAG aTTCTAATAGCACTTGCATTTTATGCATCAGGGTCCTATCAAACTTTGATTGGACAGAGTGCCCTCCATAATGTTGCACAAATTACTGTGTCAAGATCAATTAATGAAGTGACAAAGGcactcaataaaatataccacaaatatattaaatggCCTAC acaGATTTGCGATgctgatttaaatattttatgtgtgGACGCAAGCAGCCCAGGCTCTGCACATGATTCCACTGTATGGCAGAATCATCCACTCAGTCACCACTTAAAGGAAATTACAGAAAATACTAATGaacaagtatttttattag gTGACAGTGGGTATCCACTAAGGAAAACAATGATGACTCCAATCCTTAATACTATAGATGGGACACCACAACACCATTATTATGTGAAACATGTGACTGCACGTAATACAGTGGAGCGTTGCATAGGTGTATTAAAAGCACGTTTCAG GTGTTTGCTTGTAGCACGTACTTTACATTATAGCCCAACAACTGCAGGCAAGATTGTGAATGCATGTTGCATATTGCACAATATTGCAAACATGGCAAGAGCACCGTTGCCACCTGATGAAGTTTATGCAGAAGCACTCCGCTTGCAACAG GAGGAAAATAATTATGCAGCACCTAATTATCAAGACCATCGAAGGGTGAACCGGGATCTTCTTGAAGGTCGGGCACTGCAGCAGGCTCTTGTTGACAGACTGTGGAGAAAtgcataa
- the LOC123702178 gene encoding putative nuclease HARBI1 isoform X2, with amino-acid sequence MIICDADLNILCVDASSPGSAHDSTVWQNHPLSHHLKEITENTNEQVFLLGDSGYPLRKTMMTPILNTIDGTPQHHYYVKHVTARNTVERCIGVLKARFRCLLVARTLHYSPTTAGKIVNACCILHNIANMARAPLPPDEVYAEALRLQQEENNYAAPNYQDHRRVNRDLLEGRALQQALVDRLWRNA; translated from the exons ATGATT ATTTGCGATgctgatttaaatattttatgtgtgGACGCAAGCAGCCCAGGCTCTGCACATGATTCCACTGTATGGCAGAATCATCCACTCAGTCACCACTTAAAGGAAATTACAGAAAATACTAATGaacaagtatttttattag gTGACAGTGGGTATCCACTAAGGAAAACAATGATGACTCCAATCCTTAATACTATAGATGGGACACCACAACACCATTATTATGTGAAACATGTGACTGCACGTAATACAGTGGAGCGTTGCATAGGTGTATTAAAAGCACGTTTCAG GTGTTTGCTTGTAGCACGTACTTTACATTATAGCCCAACAACTGCAGGCAAGATTGTGAATGCATGTTGCATATTGCACAATATTGCAAACATGGCAAGAGCACCGTTGCCACCTGATGAAGTTTATGCAGAAGCACTCCGCTTGCAACAG GAGGAAAATAATTATGCAGCACCTAATTATCAAGACCATCGAAGGGTGAACCGGGATCTTCTTGAAGGTCGGGCACTGCAGCAGGCTCTTGTTGACAGACTGTGGAGAAAtgcataa
- the LOC123702180 gene encoding uncharacterized protein LOC123702180, producing MILCIRKKIKQPVAYYLSGDHVTADRLMILIKEVLHACFHAGIIIAATVCDMDGVNRRALTQLGASVEQPYFKFEEHEIVALYDTPHLLKCFRNLFLKYNIKCSSNVECNGRQIADIAKWNHIEEFFVLDNNNPFFVFAPALTKSHLSPNNKQKMKVKLAAQVLSHTVSAGMYAKITLGELPTEALATVNLLNKIDQLFDSLNADSPSLKRGKKYLRNISDRSPHFAYFKEMKLFFKNCQFIGAKSRAPSLDGWIQTMAGVERIWRNLKLK from the exons ATGATTTTATGTATcaggaaaaaaattaaacagccAGTGGCATATTATTTGTCAGGAGATCATGTTACTGCAGACAGATTAATGATCTTGATCAAAGAG GTCCTCCATGCTTGTTTTCATGCGGGCATCATAATTGCTGCAACTGTTTGTGATATGGATGGGGTAAATAGAAGAGCACTTACACAACTAGGGGCATCTGTTGAACaaccatattttaaatttgaagaGCATGAAATTGTTGCTCTATATGATACACCCCATCTTCTCAAATgttttagaaatttatttctaaaatacaACATTAAATGCAGCAGTAATGTTGAATGCAATGGAAGACAAATTGCAG ATATCGCGAAGTGGAATCACATTGAAGAATTTTTTGTATTGGATAACAACAACCCATTTTTCGTGTTTGCGCCTGCCCTAACCAAGAGCCACTTAAGTCcgaataataaacaaaaaatgaaaGTGAAATTAGCCGCGCAGGTTTTGAGTCATACAGTGTCCGCTGGAATGTATGCAAAAATTACCCTAG GAGAGCTGCCAACAGAAGCACTTGCTACAGTCAACCTACTAAACAAAATCGACCAATTGTTTGACAGCTTAAATGCGGACTCTCCAAGTTTAAAAAGaggcaaaaaatatttgagaaatatttcaGACCGGAGCCCTCATTTTGCATATTTCaaagaaatgaaattattttttaagaactGTCAGTTTATTGGTGCAAAGTCGAGGGCTCCGTCACTGGATGGATGGATCCAAACCATGGCGGGAGTAGAAAGAATATGGCggaatttaaagttaaaataa